The nucleotide window CCATCCATCCCGCCCGCGATCCCACGACCCGATGACGACATCCCAATCGGGATTATCTTTGAGTGCTCCGATCAATTTAGGCAACTCTTCGGGCGGGTGCTGAAGATCGTCGTCCATCGTGATCACAACATCCCCGTGCGATTGAGCAAGGCCGCACAATGTCGCGGCCATTTGACCGATATTCCTCTGCAATCTGACACCCTGAACAAGGGGGTAGTCCGCTGCAAGTTTTCCTATTCGATCCCAGGTATCGTCTGGCGAACGGTCATCAACCAGTATGATTTCGAGCGTGTTGCCGGTCGACTGGATAGTCTCGATTACGCGGGGTACAAGCAGCTCGAGCGAACCGCCGGCACGGTATGTCGGCACGACCACAGTGATGTCGACTCTAGACACCCCAGGCGCGGTTCTTGTCAAGCTGCTTTCGTGGTGACGGCTGGTTGGCGGTGTGCCCAGGCTGTGTCTTCGTTGTAGATGGTGCCGTGTTGGAGGCATCCGTGGAGTATCCCGACGAGGCGGTTCCCGAGGACGCGTAGCGCCTGGTGGTGGAGATCACCTTTGGCGCGTCGCTCGTCGTAGAACGCTCGGCATCCTTTGCTTCGGGTGATTGCGCAGAAGGCCCATTGGTCGATAGCGTCATAGAGACGCCGGTTACGCA belongs to Acidobacteriota bacterium and includes:
- a CDS encoding IS110 family transposase, yielding RNRRLYDAIDQWAFCAITRSKGCRAFYDERRAKGDLHHQALRVLGNRLVGILHGCLQHGTIYNEDTAWAHRQPAVTTKAA